The Campylobacter concisus genome has a window encoding:
- a CDS encoding efflux RND transporter periplasmic adaptor subunit: MIFCIFSFAGEEIFADFEVYAKQSSKLAFESSGKVDKIFVDVSSHVKKGDVLASLDQTSLEIALKKAKNDLALAKNAKEFAKSTFNKFSQVKDVTSKQEFDEVKYKFDEAALRVESAQIAILNADDHLKKAVLKAPFDGVIASKNVELGESASPLQPAFVLNSEEAKILIAIDEKYANLVKIGDMFKFKLDATSEEKEVKIALIHPEIKRETRKFYAEAYDVGMKPGMFGQGKVIIGENK, from the coding sequence ATGATATTTTGCATTTTTTCATTTGCAGGGGAGGAGATTTTTGCTGATTTTGAAGTCTATGCCAAGCAAAGCTCAAAGCTTGCATTTGAGAGCAGCGGCAAGGTAGATAAAATTTTTGTAGATGTCTCAAGTCACGTCAAAAAGGGCGACGTTTTAGCTAGCCTTGATCAAACAAGCCTTGAGATCGCTCTAAAAAAGGCAAAAAACGACCTAGCGCTTGCCAAAAATGCCAAAGAATTTGCTAAAAGCACCTTTAATAAATTTAGCCAAGTAAAGGATGTCACTTCAAAGCAAGAATTCGATGAGGTAAAGTATAAATTTGATGAGGCAGCTCTTAGGGTAGAGAGTGCCCAGATCGCCATTTTAAACGCAGATGATCATCTTAAAAAGGCCGTTTTAAAAGCTCCTTTTGATGGCGTCATAGCTAGTAAAAATGTCGAGCTTGGCGAGAGCGCTTCGCCGCTTCAGCCAGCCTTTGTCTTAAACTCTGAGGAGGCTAAAATTTTAATAGCGATCGATGAAAAATATGCAAATTTAGTAAAAATAGGCGATATGTTTAAATTTAAGCTTGACGCGACAAGTGAGGAAAAAGAGGTAAAAATCGCGCTAATTCATCCAGAAATTAAGCGAGAGACTAGAAAATTTTACGCCGAGGCTTACGATGTGGGGATGAAGCCAGGCATGTTTGGTCAAGGAAAAGTGATAATCGGCGAAAATAAATGA
- a CDS encoding TolC family protein — MKKILLALLPLALFGSNLSEIANKATQNEISKIKELELKRANLSDEATSSAYLPSLSLEGSYGKNASTFPSIVAKESAGVLARIDFLLYDGGAREARLKMNQLLKNKAAIASDEAKNYLAFKAVNLYFNACALENIIAAKNAQANFLKGVLDKLEKANKAGLAAKDELENVRAKYHLANSVELEYKNKMEQILNEINLLTGEQISPLSGAKMAETGSNLSSKNAELDRLNQDIFISEAKLSETRAGFLPQISLYDTYGFYKNNYDIDLGKYSAYRPYLDKYLKEDTHGNKFGVSFRWKIFDFFATSKMSQASKIALDEARLSLEYKKRENETKLKNLQNEIATLSSKIASLNEYVKASDLALKASYEKYNSGLLGYSDLLEALSQKFDAISLFEGAKDELEIKKAEYFFESGESILERIRD; from the coding sequence ATGAAAAAAATTTTATTAGCACTTTTGCCTTTGGCGCTATTTGGATCAAATTTAAGCGAGATAGCAAACAAAGCCACTCAAAACGAAATTTCAAAGATCAAAGAGCTTGAGCTAAAAAGAGCAAATTTAAGTGACGAAGCGACATCAAGCGCCTACTTGCCAAGCCTTAGCCTAGAGGGCTCATACGGCAAAAACGCAAGCACCTTTCCAAGCATAGTCGCTAAAGAGTCAGCTGGAGTGCTAGCAAGGATCGATTTTCTACTATACGACGGCGGGGCGAGAGAGGCTAGGCTAAAGATGAACCAGCTTTTAAAAAATAAAGCCGCCATCGCAAGCGATGAGGCCAAAAACTACCTTGCATTTAAGGCTGTAAATTTATACTTTAACGCCTGCGCACTTGAAAATATAATAGCTGCCAAAAACGCTCAGGCAAATTTCTTAAAAGGCGTTTTAGATAAGCTTGAAAAGGCAAATAAAGCAGGACTTGCCGCAAAAGACGAGCTAGAAAATGTGCGGGCAAAATACCACTTGGCAAATAGCGTGGAGCTTGAATACAAAAACAAAATGGAGCAAATTTTAAATGAGATAAATTTGTTAACAGGTGAGCAAATTTCGCCACTTAGCGGGGCAAAAATGGCTGAGACTGGTTCGAATTTATCTTCAAAAAACGCCGAGCTTGATAGGCTAAATCAAGATATTTTTATAAGCGAAGCTAAGCTTAGTGAGACAAGAGCTGGCTTTTTGCCTCAAATTTCGCTCTATGACACCTATGGATTTTACAAAAACAACTACGACATCGACCTTGGCAAGTATAGCGCTTACCGCCCATATCTTGATAAATATCTAAAAGAAGATACGCACGGCAATAAATTTGGCGTTAGCTTTAGGTGGAAAATTTTTGACTTTTTTGCCACTAGCAAGATGAGCCAAGCTAGCAAGATCGCGCTTGATGAAGCGAGGCTAAGTTTAGAGTATAAAAAGCGTGAAAACGAGACAAAACTTAAAAATTTACAAAACGAGATCGCAACTCTTAGCTCAAAGATCGCCTCGCTAAATGAGTATGTAAAGGCGAGTGATCTAGCACTTAAAGCAAGCTATGAGAAGTATAACTCTGGGCTTTTAGGATATAGCGACCTGCTTGAAGCGCTCTCACAAAAATTTGACGCCATTAGCCTTTTTGAAGGGGCGAAAGATGAGCTGGAGATTAAAAAGGCGGAGTATTTTTTTGAAAGCGGGGAGAGCATTTTAGAGAGGATTAGGGATTGA
- the fliP gene encoding flagellar type III secretion system pore protein FliP (The bacterial flagellar biogenesis protein FliP forms a type III secretion system (T3SS)-type pore required for flagellar assembly.) has translation MLSLAVLFCVVFGADPALPTINLSLNSPQNAEQLVNSLNVLLILTALALAPSLIFMMTSFLRLVIVFSFLRQAMGTQQVPPSTVLISLAMVLTFFIMEPVGQRSYDEGIKPYIAEQIGYEEMLDKSLKPFKEFMVKNTREKDLALFFRIRNLQNPANIEDIPLSIAMSAFMISELKTSFEIAFLLYLPFLVIDMVVSSVLMAMGMMMLPPVMISLPFKLLIFVLVDGWNLLIGNLVKSFH, from the coding sequence CTGCTTAGTTTAGCGGTTTTGTTTTGTGTGGTTTTTGGCGCTGATCCTGCGCTACCAACTATAAATTTAAGCCTAAATTCACCGCAAAATGCCGAGCAGCTTGTAAATTCTCTAAATGTTTTACTAATCCTCACTGCTCTTGCACTTGCTCCTTCACTCATCTTTATGATGACTAGCTTTTTGCGCCTTGTCATTGTCTTTTCATTTTTGCGCCAAGCTATGGGTACGCAGCAAGTGCCGCCTTCAACGGTGCTTATCTCGCTTGCAATGGTGCTTACATTTTTTATCATGGAGCCAGTTGGGCAAAGAAGCTACGATGAGGGCATAAAGCCTTATATAGCCGAGCAGATAGGCTATGAGGAGATGCTTGATAAGAGTTTAAAGCCGTTTAAAGAATTTATGGTTAAAAACACTAGAGAAAAAGATCTTGCGCTATTTTTTAGGATAAGAAATTTGCAAAATCCAGCAAATATAGAGGATATCCCGCTAAGCATTGCTATGTCAGCTTTTATGATAAGCGAGCTAAAAACATCTTTTGAGATAGCATTTTTGCTCTATCTGCCATTTCTTGTCATCGACATGGTCGTAAGCTCCGTTTTGATGGCGATGGGTATGATGATGCTACCTCCTGTCATGATCTCGCTGCCATTTAAACTACTCATCTTCGTGCTGGTAGACGGCTGGAATTTGCTAATAGGAAATTTAGTAAAGAGTTTTCACTGA
- a CDS encoding flagellar motor protein MotB codes for MGKLIKPEECPKCMPEWLAAFGDLMSLLLCFFVLLLSMATMDAKKMEAAVGSLAGALSVLEGGARPDSQVEKETDPESRRTPKPKAQKGAQNEVTSTVKKINELLTASGAPEITMEESEDGFIVRLPAAMLFDKDSAEISGEDAKLFLKRIGMIIAKMPNEVKTDIIGYTDNTNPSKDSIYKNNWQLSAARALSVLEELVSDGVPQDRLITSGRASFDPIASNSTDEGRAKNNRVEIHFVSLEPKNKEATKKSILDTRN; via the coding sequence ATGGGTAAGTTAATAAAACCAGAAGAGTGCCCAAAGTGCATGCCTGAGTGGTTGGCTGCCTTTGGCGACCTTATGTCACTCCTACTTTGCTTCTTTGTTTTGCTCCTTTCTATGGCAACGATGGATGCTAAAAAGATGGAGGCTGCTGTTGGCTCGCTAGCTGGTGCGCTAAGCGTGCTAGAAGGTGGCGCAAGACCAGATAGTCAGGTAGAAAAAGAGACAGATCCTGAAAGCAGACGCACTCCAAAACCAAAAGCTCAAAAAGGTGCTCAAAATGAGGTTACCTCGACTGTTAAAAAGATAAATGAGCTACTAACGGCTAGTGGGGCACCTGAGATCACTATGGAGGAGAGCGAGGATGGCTTTATCGTTAGGCTTCCAGCTGCTATGCTCTTTGACAAAGATAGCGCTGAAATTTCTGGCGAGGATGCGAAGCTCTTTTTAAAGCGAATAGGCATGATCATAGCCAAAATGCCAAATGAGGTAAAAACAGATATCATCGGATACACTGATAATACAAATCCAAGTAAAGACTCTATATATAAAAATAACTGGCAGCTCTCTGCTGCAAGGGCGCTTAGCGTGCTTGAAGAGCTAGTTAGTGATGGCGTGCCACAAGATAGGCTTATCACTTCTGGCAGAGCCTCTTTCGATCCGATTGCTAGCAATAGCACAGACGAGGGCAGAGCCAAAAACAATAGAGTGGAAATTCACTTCGTTTCGCTCGAGCCAAAAAATAAAGAGGCTACTAAGAAAAGTATCCTTGATACGAGGAATTAG
- a CDS encoding motility protein A — translation MDLGTVVGWVLTLVLLFGSMAIGVGIGPYIDIPSVMIVFGGTIGVMMVGFKMETLKGVGKFYGVAVKPSVVVNLPETIKKVVDYSTKARRDGILALESEVNNETNQFLKKGLSMAVDGNEPDAIRALLEIDIDQTSTRHANNIKIFEQVGGFAGAMGMIGTLIGLVAMLLNMSDPSAIGPSMAVALLTTLYGAMIGNIIGSPVANILSIRDADEALEKQVILEGIMAIQAGDNPRTLEAKLLAFLPPKDRKSQFE, via the coding sequence ATGGATTTAGGAACCGTCGTCGGCTGGGTTTTGACCCTGGTGCTTTTGTTTGGATCAATGGCGATAGGCGTTGGTATAGGACCATACATAGATATCCCTTCTGTGATGATCGTTTTTGGTGGTACTATCGGCGTTATGATGGTTGGCTTCAAGATGGAGACGCTTAAAGGTGTTGGTAAATTTTATGGTGTTGCTGTTAAGCCATCAGTTGTAGTAAATTTACCTGAGACTATAAAAAAAGTAGTTGATTACTCAACCAAAGCTAGGCGAGATGGCATCTTAGCACTTGAGAGCGAAGTAAATAATGAGACAAATCAATTTTTAAAAAAAGGCCTTTCAATGGCAGTCGATGGCAATGAGCCAGACGCTATCAGAGCGCTTTTAGAGATCGATATCGATCAGACTAGCACAAGGCATGCAAACAACATCAAAATTTTCGAGCAAGTCGGTGGTTTTGCTGGTGCGATGGGTATGATTGGTACGCTTATCGGTCTTGTTGCGATGCTTCTTAACATGTCAGACCCTAGTGCGATCGGTCCATCTATGGCGGTTGCTTTGCTTACGACACTTTATGGTGCGATGATAGGTAACATCATCGGCTCGCCTGTTGCAAATATCCTCTCGATCCGCGATGCTGATGAGGCGCTTGAGAAGCAAGTCATTTTAGAGGGGATCATGGCGATACAAGCAGGGGACAACCCAAGAACGCTTGAGGCTAAGCTCTTAGCATTTTTACCTCCAAAAGATAGAAAAAGTCAGTTTGAATAA
- the glmU gene encoding bifunctional UDP-N-acetylglucosamine diphosphorylase/glucosamine-1-phosphate N-acetyltransferase GlmU: MNNNTSIIILAAGLGTRMKSKRPKVLFELCGEPMIIHILKQAYAITNDVSVVLHYEKELISKKIKEIFPQTKIFEQDLANFPGTAGAIKGVSLSGEKVLVTCGDMPLVRSTDLMRLANAEADVVMSSFEAANPFGYGRVIIKNGKVEAIVEQKDASEAQLAIKSVNAGCYCFKREALEQILPLINNQNAQKEYYLTDAIKIANEKGLKCVAVNVNEQNFMGINDKFQLSIAEKIMQDEIKQNLMKAGVLMRMPESIFIDSRAKFEGECVLEENVSILGECVITESIIKSSSVIESSIIKNSDIGPLAHIRPNSEISDTHIGNFVEVKKGVLSGVKAGHLSYLGDCEIESGTNIGCGTITCNYDGKAKYKTKIGKNVFVGSDTQLVAPVNIADNVIIAAGSTITKDVESGALAISRGRQENKSGFFEKFFGKDDVKK; encoded by the coding sequence ATGAACAATAATACTTCAATCATAATCCTAGCTGCTGGTCTTGGTACCAGAATGAAATCTAAACGCCCAAAAGTCCTATTTGAGCTATGTGGCGAGCCGATGATCATTCACATCTTAAAGCAAGCTTATGCGATCACAAATGACGTTAGCGTCGTGCTTCACTACGAAAAAGAGTTAATTAGCAAAAAGATAAAAGAAATTTTCCCTCAAACTAAAATTTTCGAGCAAGATCTAGCAAATTTCCCAGGCACTGCTGGCGCGATAAAGGGCGTAAGCTTAAGCGGCGAAAAGGTGCTTGTCACTTGCGGCGACATGCCACTTGTTAGATCAACTGACCTTATGCGTCTAGCAAATGCCGAAGCAGACGTAGTTATGAGCTCATTTGAAGCGGCAAATCCTTTTGGCTACGGCAGAGTTATCATAAAAAACGGCAAAGTTGAGGCCATCGTCGAGCAAAAAGATGCGAGCGAAGCGCAGCTTGCCATAAAAAGCGTAAATGCCGGCTGCTACTGCTTTAAACGCGAGGCGTTAGAGCAAATTTTACCGCTCATAAATAATCAAAACGCACAAAAAGAGTACTACCTAACTGACGCCATAAAAATAGCAAACGAAAAGGGTTTAAAGTGCGTTGCAGTAAATGTTAATGAGCAAAATTTTATGGGCATAAATGATAAATTTCAGCTTAGCATCGCTGAAAAGATCATGCAAGATGAGATCAAACAAAATTTGATGAAAGCTGGCGTTTTGATGCGCATGCCTGAGAGCATTTTCATAGATAGTAGGGCTAAATTTGAAGGCGAGTGCGTGCTAGAAGAAAACGTAAGCATCCTTGGCGAGTGCGTTATTACTGAGAGCATCATCAAAAGCTCATCGGTTATCGAAAGTAGCATCATCAAAAACTCAGACATCGGCCCACTAGCTCACATAAGGCCAAATTCTGAAATTTCTGACACGCACATAGGAAATTTCGTCGAGGTTAAAAAAGGCGTTCTTAGCGGCGTAAAAGCTGGACACTTAAGTTATCTTGGCGACTGCGAGATAGAAAGTGGCACAAATATCGGTTGTGGTACGATCACATGCAACTACGACGGCAAGGCAAAATACAAAACCAAAATCGGCAAAAACGTCTTTGTTGGCTCAGATACGCAGCTAGTTGCCCCTGTAAATATCGCTGATAACGTCATCATCGCAGCTGGCAGCACCATCACAAAAGACGTTGAGAGCGGCGCTCTAGCTATCAGCAGAGGTCGTCAAGAGAACAAAAGCGGCTTTTTTGAGAAATTCTTTGGCAAAGACGATGTTAAAAAATAA